GTTCGGCACGCGGCGGAAGAGGTGGATGGAAGGCTGACGCTTCTCGAGCACCCGGATGGGGATCTCCACCACCCGTACGCCCCCGCGCTCGGCGCGGATGACGAGCTCGCTCGCGAAGAGGTCCTTGTCGACGAGGCACGAGCGCGCGACGTCGACCACCGCCGTGCGGCGGAAGGCCTTGAGCCCGTGGGTGTCGGTGCCCTTGAAGCCGAGCGAGAGGCGCAACATCCCGTTGATGACCTGGGTCCCGAGCCGGCGGAGGAACGGGCGCTCGTCGCTCGCGCCGGGCATGACCTTGCTGCCGACCACGAAGTCGGCCTCGTTGGTCTCGAGCAGCGCCATCGCGCGCTCGTAGAAGTCGGTGTCGCACAGATCGATCTCGTCGCAGATGACGAACTCGCCGCGCGCCTCCAGGATGCCGCGCTTCAGGGCGCCGCCGTAGTTCGGCTGGCCGAAGCTGAAGGTGCGGACGGCCGCGAAGCGCTCCGAGAGCTCCTCCGCGATGCGCACCGTCGCGTCCCGAGAGCCGTTCTCGGCCAGCACGAGCTCGTAGGGGAAACCCAGGGGCTCGAGGCGATCGATCAGGTCGACCACCGCCGCGTGCAGGATCGCCTCCTCGTTGTAGACCGGGATGACGATCGAGACGCGCGGCATGGGGAGGTTCGGATCGTCGCCGCTCGACATCGCGGCGGACTCTTGTTCACGGCCTCTTCCCCGTCAAGGGACGGGGGCGCGAGGCGCCCTGTGGACAGCAGCCGGGCGCGCACTGCGTGGGCCGCGCCGGGAGCGCTCCGACCGCCGGTCGCTCGTCCCAGCCCTCGACGTACTCGGCGATCAGCGCGCGCGCCATGGCCACGAAACGAGGGTGATCGTTCGCCGCGGGGGCCCGCGCGAACGTCAGCCCGAGCGCCTCGGCGCGCTCCTTCGCCTCGTGGTCGAGGTCCCAGACGACCTCCATGTGGTCGGCCACGAAGCCGAAGGGCGCGATCACCACCGCTGCCCCGGGCTCCCTCTCCGCGAGCGCGTCGAGCGCGTCGAGCACGTCGGGCTCGAGCCACGGCACCTGCGGAGGCCCCGAGCGGCTCTGGTAGATCCGCTGCCAGCGCGTCACCCCGACCTCCTCGGCGACGAGCCGCGCCAGCTCCTCGAGCTGGGCTTCGTAGTCGCATCCGTCGGCCATCCCCCGCGGGATCGAGTGGGCGCTGAAGAGCACGTGAGCGTCCGCGCGCTTCTCGGCGGGCAGCTGCGCGAGCCCCTCCCGCAGGCGCTCCACACAGGTCTCCACGTACCCCGGGTGGTTGAAGAAGGGTCGGATCTTGACGACCTCGGGCGCGCCGTCGCCGATCGCCTCCCGAGCCTTCGCGATGTCCTCGCGGTACGCCCGACACCCCGACCAGCTCGAGAACGCGCTCGTGACGAAGGCCACCGCGCGCTTCACCCCGTCCGCCTTCATCTGGCGCAAGGTGTCCTCGAGCATCGGGTGCCAGAAGCGGTTGCCCCAGTACACGGGGAGCCTCGGCCCGTGCGCGTCGAGCTCGTGCTCCAGCGCGGCGATCAGCTCGCGCGTGCGGTCGTTGATGGGGCTCTTGCCGCCCATGTGGAGGTAGTGCTCGGCCACCGCCTCCAGGCGCTCGCGGGGCACGGGCCGGCCGCGCACCACGTTCTCCAGGAAGGGCAACACGTCGTCGGGGCCCTCGGGGCCTCCGAACGAGAAGACGAGGATGGCGTCGAAGCTCATGGCGGGAGCCTAGGCTCGGTGCGGGGTGGCGGCGACGATCGCGTGCGCTCCCTCGAGCTGCGCCAGCCGCGGACGCCAGGAGGCGGGGAGGGCGGCGCTCCGGCCCCTCGGCACGCGCTGGTCGCCGAGGGTCACCACCCCGTCGAGCACGGTCAGGCCCGTCAGCAGGTTCCAGTCCGGCAGGGTCACCTCGCCCGTGCCCGACAGCCGCGCCACCGCCAGCGCCTCCGACCGGAGCGGCGCGTCGCTCGGTCCGCAGAGGGCCTCCACGCGCGCCTCCGCGCACGGCGCGCCGGCCCGCACCCGCACGCGCTCCAGCAGCGCCTCGCCGCGGGGCAGATCCCAGCGCGTCACGGCCAGCGCCTCCTCCCGATGCAGCGCGCGCGGCTCCCCGCCGGGATCGCGCCGCCCTCCTTCGTCGTACCGACGGTTCCAGTCCCAGTAGCGGTAGGTGACGCCGCGTCGCCCGGGGGCCACGCGCTGCGGCTCGACGAGCAGCACGCCGCGGCCGATGCAGTGAGGCGTGCCGGCCTCGATGACGAAGAAGTCGCCGGGCTCCACGGGCACGAACCCGAGCAGGGAGGAGAGGTCCGCGCCTCCGTCGAGCGCGGCCCGGACGCGCGCCTCGTCGGCGCCCTCGGCCAGCCCGAGGTAGAGCCCGGCCCCCGGCTCCCGCGCCACCACGTACCAGCTCTCCGGCTTGCCCGACTCGTCGGGCGCCAGGCCCGGGGCGTCGTCGCGCGGGTGAATCTGCACCGACAGCGCGTCGGCGGTGTCGAGCAGCTTCACGAGCAGCGCCGTCCCGCCGCGCGCCGCCTCCTCCCCGAGCGCGGCCGCGTCGAGTCGCTCGGCCAGGGTCCGACCGTCCAGCCCCACGCTGGGGAAGCTGGGCTCCACCGAGACCTCCCAGGACTCGCCGACGACCTGACCCGGCGGCATGCCCTTGAGGGCGCGGATCCGCTCCCCACCCCACGGGGTCCGAGACGGCGGGGTGAAGTTCTGCTCCTCGAGGAGGATCGGCTCGTCGCTTTTTTGGTGACCCATTGTCCTACATGTAGGTTCCGACTTGGCCGTATGGCGCAGGGAGGTTCTGATGGGATTCAAGGGCAAGGATCGGCGGGTTCACAAGGTCTTCGTCACCCGCAACACCGAGTATCACGTTCGTCGTGATCTCTGCGTGGCGGTGAAGGACCGGCGCAGCGGCGAGTGGCTGCGCGCCCACCTCGCGCTCTCCAACCGCGTCCACGGGGGCATCCGCTTCAACCGGAGCGGGGGCATCATGCCCAACCCGGGCCAGCCGAAGGTGGGCGAGTCGCTCTTCTTCCACGCCGCGGGGCGCGACCTGGTGACCAGCCCCATCCTCAGCGTGGATCGTCCCGAGCGGGACATCGTCGGCCGGTACCCCAGGGCGTGACGAGGGGGGCCACGAGCGCTATAAGTGCGCCTTCGTGACCGAGGAGCGGAAGACCATTCGAGTGGTGGGTGCGGTCGTCGAAGAGGACGGCCGCTACCTGATCACGCAGCGGCGCCCCAACGCCGTGCTGCCCCTGCTCTGGGAATTCCCCGGCGGTAGGGTCGAGGACGGGGAGAGCGACGTCGAAGCGCTCACCCGCGAGATCGTCGAGCGCCTCGGCGTCCAGGTGGACGTGCAGCAGCCATGGATCTGCTTCCGCACGCACCCCTACGAGCACTACACGGTCGACCTCTACCTCTACGAGTGCACCCTGAAGTCGGACGCGCTCGAGCCTCGCGCGGTGAACGACTTCCGCTGGGTGACGAGCGAGGAGTTCGACCAGTTCCCGTTCACGCCGGTCGACGAGGCGTCGATGAGCAAGCTGCTCGGAGAAGAGTCTTGAGCCTCGCGCGCCTCTCGCTCGGATGCGCAGCGCTCCTCTTCGTCGGTTGCCAGACCACGCCCGAGCCGAGCGCCCGACTGGAGCCAGCGGCCGACGGCCCCTCGATGGCGGATGAGCCTGCCGCCGACGCGCCTGCCGCCGATGAGCACCCGGACGGCGCGGGATCCGCCAACCACTTCGGCGCCGCGCTCGACGAGAGCATGCCCACCACCGCGCTCGCGGACATCCTCGCCGAGCCCACCCGCTTCGAGGGCCAGGTCGTCAAGACCGAGGGGGAGGTCGCCCGCGTCTGTCAGCGCATGGGCTGCTGGATGGAGCTTCGCCAGGACGCCGAGAGCCCCGGGGTGCGCGTGCCGATGGCCGGTCACTCCTTCTTCCTGCCTCGCGACTGCGCGGGCCGCCGCGCAACCATGCAAGGCCGCGTGGCCCTCCGCGAGCTGTCGCCCGAGGCGCGCGCGCACCTCGAGTCCGAGGGAGCCGTCGCCACCGCGTCGGCGCTCTCGATCGAGGCGAGCGGCGTCGTCCTCGATTGAGCGCTAGCAGGAGCTGGACGCCGTGAGCGAGACGCCCGAGCGCTGCCCCACATGCAACACCGCCGTGCCGGAGGGCGCCAAGCGGTGCCCCGGCTGCGGGCGTGTCTTCGGTGAGAAGAACCGCTGCCCGCACTGCCACGCCATCGCCGCGGTGCGCCGCGTGGGCGACAAGACCGTGTGCGCGGCGTGTGGAAAGCCTCGGGTGGGCACCGTCGTGCAAGGGAGCGACGCCGACGACGGCGCGGCCCTGGTGCCGGAGTCGCGCGAGGGGCGCGAGTCGTCGCGGGAGGCGATGTTGCTGCGCGCGCGCGGCAGGACGCAGCGAGGCTTCGGCATCGTCTCGATCGCGGGCGGCGTGCTGATGGCCGTGGCGATGGCGGTGCTCTTCTCGGGCGGGCTCGGCCTCGGGCTCGCGGCCGCGGCGGCGCTGATCGCGGTCGGCCTCGGCGCGCTGTCCATCCGCTCGGGCGCCCAGAACATGCAGAAGGCGGCGGGCGCGGACGCGAGGGCGCGCGAGCTGGCGGTGCTGGAGCTCGCCGAGAAGGAGGGTGGGGTGCTGACGGCGACACAGGTGGCG
This sequence is a window from Sandaracinaceae bacterium. Protein-coding genes within it:
- a CDS encoding glycosyltransferase; the protein is MSSGDDPNLPMPRVSIVIPVYNEEAILHAAVVDLIDRLEPLGFPYELVLAENGSRDATVRIAEELSERFAAVRTFSFGQPNYGGALKRGILEARGEFVICDEIDLCDTDFYERAMALLETNEADFVVGSKVMPGASDERPFLRRLGTQVINGMLRLSLGFKGTDTHGLKAFRRTAVVDVARSCLVDKDLFASELVIRAERGGVRVVEIPIRVLEKRQPSIHLFRRVPNVLKNLTKLFVAIRIKG
- a CDS encoding ferrochelatase, with translation MSFDAILVFSFGGPEGPDDVLPFLENVVRGRPVPRERLEAVAEHYLHMGGKSPINDRTRELIAALEHELDAHGPRLPVYWGNRFWHPMLEDTLRQMKADGVKRAVAFVTSAFSSWSGCRAYREDIAKAREAIGDGAPEVVKIRPFFNHPGYVETCVERLREGLAQLPAEKRADAHVLFSAHSIPRGMADGCDYEAQLEELARLVAEEVGVTRWQRIYQSRSGPPQVPWLEPDVLDALDALAEREPGAAVVIAPFGFVADHMEVVWDLDHEAKERAEALGLTFARAPAANDHPRFVAMARALIAEYVEGWDERPAVGALPARPTQCAPGCCPQGASRPRPLTGKRP
- a CDS encoding class I mannose-6-phosphate isomerase; translated protein: MGHQKSDEPILLEEQNFTPPSRTPWGGERIRALKGMPPGQVVGESWEVSVEPSFPSVGLDGRTLAERLDAAALGEEAARGGTALLVKLLDTADALSVQIHPRDDAPGLAPDESGKPESWYVVAREPGAGLYLGLAEGADEARVRAALDGGADLSSLLGFVPVEPGDFFVIEAGTPHCIGRGVLLVEPQRVAPGRRGVTYRYWDWNRRYDEGGRRDPGGEPRALHREEALAVTRWDLPRGEALLERVRVRAGAPCAEARVEALCGPSDAPLRSEALAVARLSGTGEVTLPDWNLLTGLTVLDGVVTLGDQRVPRGRSAALPASWRPRLAQLEGAHAIVAATPHRA
- a CDS encoding (deoxy)nucleoside triphosphate pyrophosphohydrolase; translation: MTEERKTIRVVGAVVEEDGRYLITQRRPNAVLPLLWEFPGGRVEDGESDVEALTREIVERLGVQVDVQQPWICFRTHPYEHYTVDLYLYECTLKSDALEPRAVNDFRWVTSEEFDQFPFTPVDEASMSKLLGEES
- a CDS encoding DUF4920 domain-containing protein; protein product: MSLARLSLGCAALLFVGCQTTPEPSARLEPAADGPSMADEPAADAPAADEHPDGAGSANHFGAALDESMPTTALADILAEPTRFEGQVVKTEGEVARVCQRMGCWMELRQDAESPGVRVPMAGHSFFLPRDCAGRRATMQGRVALRELSPEARAHLESEGAVATASALSIEASGVVLD
- a CDS encoding zinc ribbon domain-containing protein — its product is MSETPERCPTCNTAVPEGAKRCPGCGRVFGEKNRCPHCHAIAAVRRVGDKTVCAACGKPRVGTVVQGSDADDGAALVPESREGRESSREAMLLRARGRTQRGFGIVSIAGGVLMAVAMAVLFSGGLGLGLAAAAALIAVGLGALSIRSGAQNMQKAAGADARARELAVLELAEKEGGVLTATQVAQAFGLTPGEADALLTQMVGDGSRIGVDVDEEGVLTYVFRELRRSVPKVRVASEPDDALAEHEIDDGAETKRRAEE